A DNA window from Niabella yanshanensis contains the following coding sequences:
- a CDS encoding ATP-dependent Clp protease ATP-binding subunit has translation MQLSKTLEKAIAISKAIAKENIHAQYAAPHLLKALLHDDVELDPLLMKADIDMYYLADWADVRIESLPKSPGPKDEIPPADDIATILDDADNIRLKLKAEEITPLHVLASISTPGVVFSFDQLKTFPVKREELIGLAEVGGDIEQILGSSNNSVGGGVKNNDVASKKALQKYCIDKTRLAAEGKLDPIIGREQEVRMMAEILCRRSKPNVILTGEPGVGKTALVDGFALAIAAGKVPAFLKNAKLFELNNGAMAAGASYKGETEERLKSVITEIKEFDKAVLFIDEIHVLLDKNGPFAGAANLLKPELARGTITIIGATTVDEYRKNIERDEAFARRFEILDVEEPSPTVAFRMMKVVMPLYEQHHKINVDDETLHESIRLAKRYIKDRRLPDAAIDLADRSMAALRLATDTGAITLAARKEEFQKLREVADMDVAEYQWHYHQLKSGMSPIVWSAVPSSDDPLQMKETEKVTGFLDQVYEILEPLVQEQRTELQKHDVISIVADKTGIPLGKIQAQEKERLLNIRDILSQRVVGQDHAVKVISESILESRSGLGKAGQPIGSFFFLGPTGTGKTELAKSLADFLFQDASNIIRFDMSEFKEEHSAALLYGAPPGYVGYEEGGLLVNKIRQQPYAVVLFDEIEKAHPSVFDLFLQILDEGKLHDKLGKEGDFSNSLIIFTSNIGSKFVVDSFNKGEIPDHSQLLTTMGNHFRPEFLGRLTEIVPFAPMTQQMVERILEINLKDLYAALEKQQISLTITPAAKSKIAVLGFTPEYGARPLHGAIRSQVRRPLSKKIIAGELTPGTTITLDAVNDEFVWTV, from the coding sequence ATGCAACTATCAAAAACGCTTGAGAAAGCAATCGCTATATCCAAAGCCATCGCCAAAGAAAATATACATGCTCAATATGCTGCACCTCACTTGTTAAAGGCACTTCTGCATGATGATGTTGAACTCGATCCCCTGTTAATGAAGGCCGATATAGACATGTATTACCTGGCCGATTGGGCTGATGTACGCATAGAATCATTACCCAAAAGTCCGGGACCTAAAGACGAGATCCCTCCGGCAGATGATATCGCCACAATACTGGATGATGCTGACAATATCAGGCTGAAGTTGAAGGCTGAGGAAATTACCCCTTTGCATGTACTGGCTTCTATCAGCACGCCGGGTGTTGTGTTCTCTTTTGATCAGCTTAAAACATTCCCGGTAAAAAGAGAGGAATTGATAGGATTGGCCGAAGTGGGCGGGGATATAGAACAAATATTGGGAAGCAGTAACAATAGCGTTGGCGGGGGCGTAAAGAATAATGATGTTGCTTCAAAAAAGGCACTGCAGAAATATTGTATAGATAAAACCCGGCTGGCCGCAGAAGGCAAGCTGGACCCCATTATCGGGCGTGAACAGGAAGTAAGGATGATGGCAGAGATCTTATGCAGGCGCAGCAAACCTAATGTGATTCTGACCGGCGAGCCCGGTGTAGGTAAAACCGCCCTTGTTGATGGCTTTGCATTGGCTATAGCTGCAGGCAAAGTGCCGGCCTTCCTGAAGAATGCTAAGTTGTTTGAATTGAACAATGGAGCAATGGCAGCAGGAGCTTCCTATAAAGGAGAAACCGAAGAGCGATTGAAGTCGGTAATTACCGAGATAAAGGAGTTTGATAAGGCTGTTTTGTTTATTGATGAAATACATGTTTTATTAGATAAGAATGGTCCTTTTGCCGGGGCAGCCAATCTGCTGAAACCCGAACTGGCCAGAGGTACGATCACTATTATCGGAGCGACTACGGTAGATGAGTATCGTAAAAATATTGAGCGGGATGAGGCTTTTGCCAGGCGTTTTGAAATACTGGATGTGGAAGAGCCTTCTCCAACCGTAGCATTCAGAATGATGAAAGTGGTAATGCCATTGTATGAACAACACCATAAGATCAATGTGGACGACGAAACTTTACATGAATCTATCAGGTTGGCGAAAAGATATATAAAAGACCGTCGATTACCGGATGCTGCCATTGACCTGGCAGACCGCTCCATGGCGGCGTTGAGGCTGGCTACCGATACGGGCGCTATTACATTAGCAGCCCGCAAAGAAGAGTTTCAGAAGCTCAGGGAAGTAGCTGACATGGATGTGGCGGAGTACCAATGGCATTATCATCAATTGAAAAGTGGCATGAGCCCGATTGTGTGGAGTGCTGTGCCCTCATCCGATGATCCCTTGCAAATGAAGGAAACCGAAAAAGTAACCGGCTTTTTAGATCAGGTGTATGAAATATTAGAGCCTTTGGTGCAGGAACAGCGGACAGAACTACAAAAGCATGACGTGATCTCTATAGTGGCAGATAAAACGGGCATACCTCTTGGTAAAATTCAGGCGCAGGAGAAAGAGCGCCTGTTGAATATCAGGGATATTTTATCACAGCGGGTAGTAGGACAGGATCATGCAGTGAAAGTGATCAGTGAATCTATTCTGGAATCACGTTCGGGCCTCGGGAAAGCAGGTCAGCCGATCGGATCCTTTTTCTTTTTAGGACCAACCGGCACCGGTAAAACGGAGTTAGCTAAATCCCTGGCAGATTTCCTTTTCCAGGATGCGAGTAATATCATTCGCTTCGATATGAGCGAGTTTAAAGAAGAACATTCTGCAGCTTTATTATATGGAGCACCTCCCGGGTATGTAGGGTATGAAGAAGGCGGGCTGCTCGTAAATAAAATAAGGCAACAACCTTATGCGGTGGTATTGTTTGATGAAATTGAAAAAGCACATCCTTCCGTTTTTGATCTGTTCTTACAAATACTGGATGAAGGTAAGCTGCATGATAAGCTGGGGAAGGAAGGAGATTTCTCCAATTCATTGATCATATTTACTTCCAACATAGGTAGTAAGTTTGTTGTGGATTCTTTCAACAAAGGCGAAATACCCGACCACTCTCAATTGCTGACGACTATGGGTAATCATTTTCGTCCTGAGTTTTTAGGCCGTTTAACGGAGATTGTTCCTTTTGCACCCATGACACAGCAGATGGTAGAGCGGATCCTGGAGATCAATCTAAAAGATTTGTATGCTGCGCTTGAAAAGCAACAGATATCATTAACCATAACACCGGCAGCTAAAAGCAAAATTGCAGTGCTTGGTTTTACACCCGAGTATGGAGCGCGTCCTTTGCACGGCGCTATACGGTCGCAGGTAAGAAGACCCTTGTCGAAAAAGATTATTGCAGGTGAGTTAACGCCAGGCACCACTATTACCCTGGATGCAGTCAACGATGAATTTGTCTGGACGGTTTAA
- a CDS encoding PKD domain-containing protein → MKKKQYMAFRLDDNVTITFLVISVIASMAFVVRYKNHTPCKEFEIKTLTNKIYTGTLIRFDADVKGYKDFEWDFGDNEASHSEVNSAVHSYDRPGEYVVTLKVDDRCMETTTIFVQQAAEVTDQSRMPHAIIPELTEVGKPTNFTDTTAGANAWEWRFGENEKVDAYIKNPVYSFRQPGWKTITLTVNGNNNAVLVKKIFVNPPRQGPAPTVTPRPGGGRKPINTKPETDPLEEQLNPEPEQPVAPPPVVKAPEISITDFKYMLYGVADKRVTAGSFARYFCDGNLNTYTNINGKPSTFNELCAKLAKLKKSGDIKSMTVTPKKNQETNCISSVSIVIRVKTGIFGLSKTPDF, encoded by the coding sequence ATGAAAAAAAAGCAGTATATGGCTTTTCGCCTCGACGATAATGTCACCATAACCTTCCTGGTTATTAGTGTGATTGCCTCGATGGCTTTCGTGGTGCGCTATAAAAATCATACGCCCTGTAAGGAGTTTGAGATAAAAACATTAACCAACAAAATTTACACAGGCACTTTAATTCGTTTTGATGCAGATGTAAAAGGCTATAAAGACTTTGAATGGGATTTCGGTGACAATGAAGCCAGTCATAGTGAAGTGAATTCCGCCGTTCATTCTTACGACCGGCCAGGAGAGTACGTGGTTACTTTAAAAGTTGATGACCGTTGTATGGAAACCACTACCATTTTTGTACAGCAGGCAGCTGAAGTGACAGACCAGTCGCGCATGCCGCATGCGATCATTCCTGAACTAACCGAAGTGGGGAAGCCAACTAATTTTACTGATACCACCGCTGGTGCCAATGCCTGGGAATGGCGTTTTGGCGAAAACGAAAAAGTAGACGCTTATATAAAAAACCCGGTTTATTCTTTCAGGCAGCCGGGATGGAAGACCATCACACTGACAGTTAATGGCAACAATAATGCGGTTTTGGTAAAAAAGATTTTTGTAAACCCTCCCAGGCAGGGACCTGCTCCAACGGTTACTCCAAGACCCGGAGGTGGGCGCAAGCCAATCAACACAAAGCCGGAGACGGATCCTTTGGAAGAACAGCTGAATCCGGAACCGGAGCAGCCTGTTGCTCCGCCACCTGTAGTGAAAGCTCCGGAAATTTCTATTACCGATTTTAAATACATGTTGTATGGGGTAGCAGATAAAAGAGTCACTGCCGGAAGTTTTGCCAGGTATTTCTGCGACGGTAATTTAAACACTTACACGAATATAAACGGTAAGCCTTCTACTTTCAACGAGCTTTGCGCCAAGCTGGCAAAATTGAAAAAATCAGGCGATATTAAAAGCATGACGGTGACTCCTAAAAAGAACCAGGAAACCAATTGTATTTCTTCTGTAAGCATTGTAATAAGGGTAAAAACAGGTATATTTGGTTTATCTAAAACCCCTGATTTTTAA
- a CDS encoding C40 family peptidase, whose amino-acid sequence MLTKPISFALIILLLAGCTALKKSPQPDYSQFIFENGPDVAVINDSTKTPDQMVVKVTGSAPDKAVSSQEETRLKNKYSGYLKTKPEKITDVKLYAFIDDWLHTPYLWAGTTKNGIDCSAFIQRLFSDVYKIRIPRTSVQQFFTQNVERFTVRPELAKGDLVFFRTLPGTYVSHVGMYLDNNMFVNSSSSKGVSIASLNDPYWSSKYVGAGRLIVNKSVRVE is encoded by the coding sequence ATGCTGACAAAACCGATATCCTTTGCGTTGATTATTTTATTACTAGCAGGCTGTACCGCGTTGAAAAAAAGCCCCCAACCAGACTATAGCCAATTCATTTTCGAAAATGGTCCCGATGTGGCTGTTATTAATGACAGCACCAAAACGCCCGATCAAATGGTTGTTAAAGTAACCGGTAGCGCACCTGACAAAGCAGTGAGCAGCCAGGAAGAAACACGTTTAAAAAACAAATACTCGGGTTACCTGAAAACCAAGCCCGAAAAAATAACCGACGTAAAGCTCTATGCATTTATTGATGACTGGCTGCATACACCTTACTTATGGGCAGGTACTACCAAAAACGGCATTGACTGTTCGGCTTTTATACAACGGTTATTCTCCGATGTGTACAAGATCCGAATTCCGCGTACATCCGTTCAACAGTTCTTTACACAGAACGTGGAACGCTTTACAGTAAGGCCTGAACTTGCCAAAGGCGACCTTGTCTTCTTCCGAACATTGCCCGGCACTTATGTATCGCACGTAGGTATGTACCTGGACAATAATATGTTTGTCAACTCCTCTTCTTCAAAAGGCGTAAGTATTGCCAGCCTTAATGATCCTTACTGGTCATCCAAATATGTTGGAGCCGGCAGGTTGATTGTTAACAAATCGGTTCGCGTAGAGTAA
- the tssO gene encoding type VI secretion system TssO, translating to MAQIVINAKERRQAFWKFLFFFIISVGIILLAVYFDTLVPTKENRMMREQLAKFKVREAAQERFTNSMIEARTLIDSLRKPGVNEAYINSQALEKIRELTALQYKDSSMYSRLNASVIDVFQRYQEAMSQVAKLGTMPEDFQKVKMEYENAQKELITCRQNLNNLLNPAGTY from the coding sequence ATGGCGCAGATCGTTATTAATGCAAAAGAGAGAAGACAGGCTTTCTGGAAGTTTTTATTTTTCTTTATTATCTCTGTCGGTATCATATTGCTGGCCGTGTACTTTGACACTCTGGTGCCTACTAAAGAGAACCGGATGATGCGCGAGCAACTGGCAAAGTTTAAAGTAAGGGAGGCTGCGCAGGAACGTTTTACCAATAGTATGATTGAAGCCCGCACGCTGATTGATTCACTAAGAAAGCCCGGGGTAAATGAAGCATATATTAATTCACAGGCACTTGAAAAAATAAGGGAACTTACAGCCTTGCAGTACAAAGATAGCAGTATGTACAGCCGCTTAAATGCGAGTGTTATTGACGTATTTCAGCGCTACCAGGAGGCGATGAGCCAGGTTGCCAAACTGGGAACCATGCCTGAAGATTTTCAGAAAGTAAAAATGGAATATGAAAATGCGCAGAAGGAATTGATCACCTGCAGGCAGAACCTGAATAACCTGCTGAATCCTGCAGGTACTTATTAA
- a CDS encoding TssN family type VI secretion system protein yields MIEILLINNSALQMDSWFSQSMRGILSVLGIGLVSLSVVTGIIISRIRGSVKPFVKPCLLYLLLYALAFAVTGLFIALRMFESYTQYFVFFQLLFIGLGILHVFTLYKYQKWVNEKTFWAEVIFTLVIAAAGGLCFMMVYRYFSRDEMDWAMLGAALSFIIPLFVYYTYKAAIAIPFKILKQWHYPLQAASSEPDEKKLKNLLVISFEFLKKENDKHYTNFRAKAPSDMDFGELFYYFINDYNERHPHATISYSNETGMPSGWIFFKKPKWYTLFTKYIDSERTIFTNHIRENDIIMCIRVS; encoded by the coding sequence ATGATAGAAATTTTATTGATCAATAATAGTGCTTTACAAATGGATAGTTGGTTTTCTCAATCAATGCGGGGCATACTTTCGGTGTTGGGTATTGGGTTGGTCAGTCTTTCAGTGGTAACGGGTATTATTATTTCCCGTATCAGGGGGAGTGTAAAACCTTTTGTTAAACCCTGTTTATTGTACCTGCTTCTATATGCATTGGCTTTTGCGGTTACAGGGCTCTTTATTGCGCTGCGCATGTTTGAAAGCTATACGCAGTACTTTGTTTTTTTTCAGTTGCTTTTTATTGGTTTGGGAATATTGCATGTATTTACACTTTATAAGTATCAGAAATGGGTAAATGAAAAAACCTTTTGGGCTGAAGTTATTTTTACATTAGTCATAGCAGCTGCAGGCGGTTTGTGTTTTATGATGGTGTATCGTTATTTTAGCCGCGATGAAATGGATTGGGCCATGTTGGGCGCCGCATTGAGTTTTATTATTCCCTTATTTGTTTACTATACCTATAAAGCAGCTATTGCTATTCCCTTTAAAATATTGAAGCAATGGCATTACCCGCTGCAGGCGGCCAGTTCAGAGCCCGACGAGAAAAAGCTAAAGAACCTGTTGGTGATCAGCTTTGAATTTTTGAAAAAGGAGAATGATAAACACTATACCAATTTCAGGGCAAAAGCACCATCAGATATGGACTTTGGGGAATTGTTCTATTACTTCATTAATGATTACAATGAACGTCACCCGCATGCTACCATCTCTTATTCCAATGAAACCGGTATGCCCTCGGGGTGGATATTCTTTAAAAAGCCTAAATGGTATACCTTGTTTACGAAATACATCGATTCGGAACGAACCATATTTACTAATCATATAAGAGAGAACGATATCATTATGTGCATCCGTGTATCCTGA
- a CDS encoding type VI secretion system baseplate subunit TssF → MSESREHIRNRMLHHAARIWGYPETEDTSSFDPLVNLLMSVNAAELERLSNEIHHSRTRVMERIMQILAPDVLTGPQQASAILNANSLDDTAVLSPREQFFVTQPLTIGQEGNANVDIYFTPADAFFVNACSVKYLAAGNKFFRYTSDSITKELLAMGSEQQFLSNATLWIALDHPHVNLNNTQFYFQYRSEIHKDIFYNQLKNTKWIIDGNTAVTRQGYNRLPHTNSDWYAQQMIHQQASISDKFMKLVKQQHENYFISIAEAPGRMINQDTKIPDPLKEIFGAAINSLDNEKLRWIKIVFPENITGAMLEEVSVFANAFPVVNRRLHEVSYRLQEMMNVIPLLSEENQFFDIDAITDENGRKLHIREQEEVEKTGLSIVMRNGGAGRFDERDAQMVIENLVQLLRDESAAFSNIGKDLIAQEVKNLQQSITKIEQLVGAGTKGNPTSFTPYLMVRNNKKADSRFLYISYWTTNGAAANGVRAGTRLQSYRTSSVKASSAFLLTPTQGGKNRLSQTDSVVAYKYALLTKDRVMSKEDIKLYCQLTLGNIVREVSIAKGFMISAENTSGFKKTIDVTIFIDRKSYEDAKDSGELANWEKDIALQLDERSMAFIPFRVFVKSIVNNTVAV, encoded by the coding sequence ATGAGCGAAAGCAGGGAGCATATAAGAAACAGGATGTTGCATCATGCGGCCAGGATATGGGGGTATCCGGAAACAGAAGATACTTCCAGCTTCGATCCATTGGTGAATTTATTAATGTCGGTAAATGCCGCGGAATTAGAACGTTTGTCTAACGAGATCCATCATTCGCGAACCCGGGTAATGGAGCGTATTATGCAAATACTGGCCCCCGATGTACTTACAGGGCCACAGCAGGCTTCGGCTATATTAAATGCCAATAGCTTGGATGATACAGCGGTGCTTTCGCCGCGTGAGCAATTTTTTGTAACGCAGCCTCTTACAATCGGCCAGGAAGGGAATGCTAATGTTGATATCTATTTTACACCTGCCGATGCCTTCTTTGTCAATGCCTGTTCGGTAAAATACCTGGCAGCAGGCAATAAATTTTTCCGGTACACGTCAGATAGTATCACTAAAGAACTGTTAGCCATGGGTAGTGAGCAGCAGTTTTTATCGAATGCCACACTTTGGATCGCTTTGGACCATCCGCACGTAAATCTGAATAATACCCAGTTTTATTTCCAGTACCGCAGCGAGATCCACAAAGATATTTTTTACAATCAACTGAAAAATACAAAGTGGATAATAGATGGCAACACTGCAGTAACGCGCCAGGGGTATAATCGTTTGCCGCATACGAATTCAGATTGGTATGCACAGCAAATGATCCACCAACAAGCCAGTATCTCCGATAAGTTTATGAAGCTGGTAAAGCAGCAACATGAAAATTATTTTATCTCTATAGCGGAGGCTCCGGGAAGGATGATCAACCAGGATACAAAAATTCCGGATCCATTGAAAGAAATATTTGGCGCTGCTATCAATAGCCTGGATAACGAAAAATTAAGGTGGATCAAAATTGTTTTCCCGGAAAATATCACCGGCGCTATGCTGGAGGAAGTAAGTGTTTTTGCCAACGCCTTTCCTGTTGTGAACAGGCGCTTGCATGAAGTATCTTATCGCTTGCAGGAAATGATGAATGTGATCCCGCTTCTTTCAGAGGAAAATCAGTTTTTTGATATAGATGCTATTACGGATGAGAATGGGAGAAAGCTACATATACGTGAGCAGGAAGAAGTGGAAAAGACGGGCTTAAGCATAGTGATGCGAAACGGGGGCGCGGGCCGGTTTGATGAACGCGATGCACAGATGGTGATAGAAAATCTGGTACAGTTATTAAGAGATGAAAGCGCGGCGTTTTCAAATATAGGGAAAGACCTGATAGCACAGGAAGTGAAAAACCTGCAGCAATCCATTACTAAAATTGAGCAATTGGTAGGCGCCGGAACAAAAGGGAATCCTACTTCTTTTACACCCTACCTGATGGTTAGGAATAATAAGAAGGCAGACTCCCGGTTCCTGTACATATCTTATTGGACCACCAATGGTGCTGCCGCAAATGGCGTTAGGGCCGGAACCAGGCTACAGTCTTACCGCACCAGTTCGGTAAAAGCCTCTTCAGCATTTTTGTTAACGCCGACTCAGGGGGGTAAAAACAGGTTGAGTCAAACAGATAGTGTAGTGGCCTATAAGTATGCGCTGCTTACCAAAGACCGGGTAATGAGTAAGGAAGATATTAAACTGTATTGTCAGCTAACATTAGGTAATATAGTGCGTGAGGTATCGATCGCAAAGGGATTTATGATATCGGCGGAAAATACCAGCGGGTTTAAAAAAACAATAGATGTAACCATCTTTATAGACCGTAAAAGCTATGAGGATGCTAAGGACAGTGGGGAATTGGCTAATTGGGAAAAAGACATTGCCTTGCAGTTAGACGAAAGGTCGATGGCATTTATACCTTTTAGAGTATTTGTAAAATCAATAGTAAATAATACTGTTGCTGTATGA
- a CDS encoding GPW/gp25 family protein, producing MNFQNYYRLPLDLGSITAKKILPKCNQKESIAHHLHLILTTSFGELLSDVRYGSSLWDEDFDNVSYRNKQKENILKSITSTIAKYESRIEKVKVEMNVMQEEVPDRTTDPRMKRKLDFVITAVMVATNENIVYRDSFFVSPLAYN from the coding sequence ATGAATTTTCAAAACTATTACAGGCTACCGCTTGATCTTGGGAGCATTACGGCGAAGAAAATATTGCCAAAATGTAATCAAAAAGAATCTATTGCGCACCATTTGCACCTGATATTAACTACTTCTTTCGGGGAGTTGCTTAGCGATGTCCGGTATGGCAGTAGTTTATGGGATGAGGATTTCGACAACGTGTCTTACCGAAATAAGCAAAAAGAAAACATACTGAAGTCTATAACCTCAACCATTGCTAAATACGAGAGCCGTATCGAAAAAGTAAAAGTTGAAATGAATGTGATGCAGGAAGAAGTACCGGATAGAACTACGGACCCCCGTATGAAACGAAAACTTGATTTTGTAATAACAGCTGTGATGGTTGCTACCAATGAAAACATTGTATACAGGGATAGCTTTTTTGTAAGTCCCCTGGCCTATAACTAA
- a CDS encoding J domain-containing protein — protein sequence MPGTLKNYYEILGVPRSATADQIRIAYRKLLLKFHPDKNVGDTYFEEWSKKINEAFEVLMNPEVRSEYDLVYDEARAASRPTAAVNKDAAEKTTPGEGRPAITVDASIQKLAPVYVSARQAYIKAARNVAAIEARLKVKRTNTVPHFISGGILILVILVWVGVSNKHLLEKLLAAPSSVVDQASVLPLRPKLQQAQTPVTAERDTEQVPINLRLRVVAAKAYFFEEPGGAVLDDKFLSKGNKIHALKRAGNFYYGVFQSAVNSSYKIEGWLKTEDVEILAQ from the coding sequence ATGCCCGGAACATTAAAAAATTATTATGAAATCCTGGGCGTGCCCAGGTCTGCTACAGCCGACCAGATACGTATTGCCTATAGGAAACTGCTATTAAAATTCCATCCGGATAAAAATGTTGGCGATACCTATTTTGAGGAATGGTCTAAGAAAATTAATGAGGCATTCGAAGTGTTAATGAATCCTGAGGTACGGTCAGAATATGACCTGGTATACGATGAAGCCAGGGCGGCTTCGCGGCCAACTGCTGCGGTGAATAAAGATGCGGCTGAGAAGACGACACCGGGAGAAGGGCGTCCGGCTATCACTGTTGATGCATCCATACAAAAGCTGGCTCCTGTTTACGTATCAGCCCGGCAGGCTTATATAAAGGCAGCACGTAATGTAGCAGCCATAGAAGCCAGGTTAAAGGTAAAGAGAACGAATACCGTTCCGCATTTTATTTCAGGCGGTATACTGATCCTGGTTATCCTGGTCTGGGTGGGAGTTTCCAATAAGCATCTGCTGGAAAAATTGTTAGCAGCCCCTTCTTCTGTTGTGGATCAGGCATCTGTACTACCCCTGCGGCCGAAGCTCCAACAGGCTCAAACACCTGTAACAGCAGAAAGAGATACAGAGCAAGTACCAATAAATCTCCGGCTGAGAGTAGTTGCCGCTAAAGCTTATTTTTTTGAGGAGCCGGGGGGCGCCGTGCTGGATGATAAATTCTTATCAAAAGGAAATAAAATTCATGCCCTAAAAAGGGCCGGAAACTTTTATTATGGCGTGTTCCAAAGTGCGGTAAACAGCTCTTATAAAATAGAAGGGTGGTTAAAAACGGAAGATGTTGAAATTTTAGCACAATAA
- a CDS encoding Imm43 family immunity protein: MNYYIFSNNYSQRTSSAADGILAEGYDKNNPFPPMKYSWTKPRDLDRVYPSELYYIFKGIDFYLDYASFWDGYIISGAFKNLLDTLKCPSYKSVKLKVVNAKGEDISGGREYFFIDMRSVVQDVVDYTNSLFTLNEDIIKMRGLSIEKIRNSGDYFGNIKVYEKISLLEQNISYNIFKLKDLAVHDLICDEQGHQKIQEFFNTIQHVNIADMTQYNNRFN, from the coding sequence ATGAATTATTATATTTTTTCAAATAATTATAGTCAGCGAACATCTTCTGCAGCTGACGGTATTTTAGCAGAAGGGTACGATAAAAACAATCCTTTTCCTCCGATGAAGTATTCATGGACAAAACCAAGAGATTTGGATCGTGTTTATCCGTCGGAACTATATTACATTTTTAAGGGGATTGACTTTTATCTTGATTATGCAAGCTTTTGGGACGGCTATATTATTAGTGGAGCGTTTAAAAATTTATTGGATACCTTGAAATGCCCATCCTATAAATCAGTAAAGCTTAAAGTAGTAAATGCTAAAGGTGAAGATATCTCTGGGGGAAGAGAATATTTTTTCATTGATATGCGTAGCGTTGTTCAGGATGTTGTGGATTATACAAATTCATTGTTCACTTTAAATGAGGATATAATAAAGATGAGAGGATTGTCTATAGAAAAGATTAGGAATTCGGGGGACTATTTTGGTAATATCAAAGTGTATGAAAAGATTTCATTATTAGAACAAAACATTAGCTATAATATTTTTAAGTTAAAAGACCTGGCGGTGCACGATTTGATTTGTGATGAACAAGGGCATCAAAAGATTCAAGAGTTTTTTAATACTATTCAACATGTCAACATTGCAGATATGACGCAATACAACAATAGATTCAATTGA